In a single window of the Streptomyces sp. 846.5 genome:
- a CDS encoding TauD/TfdA family dioxygenase, protein MSEHGTTELDLRPAAGHIGAEVVGVDLAGPLDPGTVEGIRAALHRWKVLFFRGQKLDHAAHVAFARRFGTLVPPQSRGTASPADFPYIETTADRRELAGRFGQERADWLDRRRHTALRGWHSDLTARIDPPAATILRAEDVPPYGGDTTWSNLAAAYTGMSEPLRRFADGLWTEHRHGVGYLALAGQDPYLRKLQDHPVVSVHPLVRVHPETGERLLFVNGYYIERVVGVSRIESRPLMELFMEQATRPEYTVRFRWEPGSVAFWDNRATIHLAPSDTEHLDAPRIMHRVLLAGEVPVGVDGSASKSVAGEPLAQRD, encoded by the coding sequence GTGAGCGAGCACGGCACAACGGAACTGGACCTGCGCCCGGCGGCAGGCCACATCGGGGCGGAGGTCGTCGGCGTCGACCTGGCCGGACCGCTGGACCCCGGGACGGTCGAGGGGATCAGGGCGGCGCTGCACCGGTGGAAGGTGCTGTTCTTCCGCGGCCAGAAACTGGACCACGCGGCCCATGTCGCCTTCGCCCGCCGTTTCGGCACCCTGGTCCCGCCGCAGTCCCGGGGCACGGCCTCGCCCGCGGACTTCCCGTACATCGAAACCACGGCGGACCGCCGGGAACTGGCCGGGCGCTTCGGCCAGGAGCGCGCCGACTGGCTGGACCGGCGCCGGCACACCGCGCTGCGCGGCTGGCACAGCGACCTCACCGCCAGGATCGACCCGCCGGCCGCGACCATCCTCCGGGCCGAGGACGTCCCGCCCTACGGCGGCGACACCACCTGGTCCAACCTCGCCGCCGCCTACACGGGCATGTCCGAACCGCTGCGCCGCTTCGCGGACGGCCTGTGGACCGAGCACCGGCACGGCGTCGGCTACCTGGCCCTGGCAGGGCAGGACCCCTATCTGCGGAAGCTGCAGGACCACCCGGTGGTGTCGGTGCATCCGCTGGTGCGGGTGCACCCGGAGACCGGTGAACGCCTGCTCTTCGTCAACGGCTACTACATCGAGCGCGTCGTCGGGGTGTCCCGGATCGAGAGCCGACCGCTGATGGAGCTCTTCATGGAGCAGGCGACCAGGCCCGAGTACACCGTCCGCTTCCGCTGGGAGCCCGGCAGCGTCGCCTTCTGGGACAATCGCGCCACCATCCACCTGGCGCCCTCCGACACCGAGCACCTGGACGCCCCGCGGATCATGCACCGGGTACTGCTCGCGGGAGAGGTCCCGGTCGGGGTGGACGGGAGCGCGTCGAAGTCGGTGGCGGGGGAGCCGCTGGCTCAGCGCGACTGA
- a CDS encoding transporter substrate-binding domain-containing protein, with translation MRSVLAALPALLLLLTACGSGGSSAPKNVSAGTAALGTITPGVLKVAVEPYAPYTTVKDGKIVGLDGDIINYAAAKLGLTVVPDVTDFAGMLAGVQSRRDDITVGGIAWTADRQKQGLFTDPPYYSPPAMAVRSGTYTTVSDLQGRSLGTVTGYVWVKSIQSVPGATLHAYPNANGVFDDLGAGRIDVGFLDPLLIIAAQQARPDLRIRTEYLTPPTAAQVAAKPAYAYFRPYQTGFYLPKQDTSLEQAVSAQIDAMYRSGELAALIRKWGGDPQQFLVPASDVATARRGVDRPADWTPPTAATTAATTAATTAK, from the coding sequence ATGCGTTCCGTTCTCGCCGCCCTCCCCGCACTGCTCCTGCTGCTGACCGCCTGCGGTTCCGGCGGCAGCAGTGCCCCGAAGAACGTCTCCGCCGGCACAGCCGCGCTCGGCACTATCACGCCCGGCGTGCTGAAGGTGGCCGTCGAACCGTACGCCCCCTACACCACCGTCAAGGACGGGAAGATCGTCGGACTGGACGGCGACATCATCAACTACGCAGCCGCGAAGCTGGGGTTGACCGTCGTGCCGGATGTGACGGACTTCGCCGGCATGCTCGCCGGGGTGCAGTCCCGCCGGGACGACATCACCGTCGGCGGGATCGCCTGGACCGCGGACCGGCAGAAGCAGGGCCTGTTCACCGACCCGCCGTACTACTCGCCCCCGGCGATGGCGGTCCGCTCCGGGACGTACACGACCGTCAGCGACCTGCAGGGCCGGAGCCTGGGCACGGTGACCGGCTATGTGTGGGTCAAGTCCATCCAGTCCGTGCCCGGCGCCACCCTGCACGCCTACCCCAACGCCAACGGGGTCTTCGACGACCTGGGCGCCGGCCGCATCGACGTCGGCTTCCTGGACCCGCTGCTCATCATCGCCGCGCAGCAGGCCCGGCCGGACCTGAGGATCAGAACCGAGTACCTGACACCGCCGACCGCCGCGCAGGTCGCGGCCAAGCCCGCCTACGCCTACTTCCGCCCCTACCAGACCGGCTTCTACCTGCCCAAGCAGGACACCTCGCTGGAGCAGGCCGTCTCCGCGCAGATCGACGCGATGTACCGGAGCGGCGAGCTGGCCGCGCTCATCAGGAAGTGGGGCGGCGATCCGCAGCAGTTCCTGGTCCCGGCCTCCGACGTCGCCACCGCGCGCAGGGGCGTGGACCGGCCCGCCGACTGGACACCCCCGACCGCCGCGACGACCGCCGCGACGACCGCCGCGACGACCGCGAAGTGA
- a CDS encoding SpoIIE family protein phosphatase — MDAEAGGEIERALVERAFRQASMSLSVFDIEQRYLRLNQVACEVMGVAEDTLLGQVFPYGVPEDVDYLGTVRALREVAATGKPFHYESFTRAPSGIREHAWNLELWPIRDMSGAVCAVGMAGFDSSEQHWARQRLAVLDEAAVSIGTTLDLGRTAQELAELVIPRFADFVSVDLLEAVLNGEEPAAGPPEATVVLRRMAHLSTVPGTPEAVIGLGSADTYPPFSPPARALRSRQAVFSGSGDPDFDRWMASVPARAERISGFTVTSLLAVPLIARDTALGVAVLLRTRPDPFNNDDFALAKELASRAAVCVDNARRFTRERITALTLQESLLPQGPSELSAVEVASRYLPTDSLAGIGGDWFDVIPLSGARVALVVGDVVGHGIHASATMGRLRTAVQTLADVDLPPDELLAHLDDLVLRLGSEDESGDRPRSGAGGIGATCLYAVYDPVSRILTVASAGHPPPVLLLPDGTTQVVELTAGPVLGVGGLPFESTELELPVGTLVAAFSDGLIESGEHDPDLGVARLREVLAEPRTLLADSLEERCDRVLAALLPEHPADDVALVLARTRALDAEHVRDWELTSDFARVAEVRRLATDQLDAWGLSEAGFVTELVVSELVTNAIRYGSEPFRLRLIHDRSLICEVSDGNSTSPHLRRARIFDEGGRGLLLVAQLTTSWGTRHTAVGKTIWTEQALD; from the coding sequence ATGGACGCCGAGGCCGGGGGCGAGATCGAGCGCGCACTGGTGGAGCGGGCGTTCCGGCAGGCGTCGATGTCGCTGTCGGTCTTCGACATCGAGCAGCGGTACCTACGGCTCAACCAGGTGGCCTGCGAGGTCATGGGAGTCGCCGAGGACACGCTGCTCGGCCAGGTCTTCCCCTACGGCGTCCCTGAGGACGTGGACTACCTGGGAACCGTGCGGGCGCTGCGCGAGGTGGCCGCGACCGGGAAGCCCTTTCACTACGAGAGCTTCACCCGGGCGCCCTCCGGCATCCGCGAGCACGCCTGGAACCTGGAGCTCTGGCCGATCCGCGACATGTCCGGAGCAGTCTGCGCGGTCGGGATGGCCGGCTTCGACAGCAGCGAGCAGCACTGGGCCCGACAGCGCCTGGCCGTGCTGGACGAGGCCGCGGTGTCCATCGGGACTACCCTGGACCTGGGCCGGACCGCGCAGGAGCTGGCCGAGCTGGTCATCCCGCGGTTCGCCGACTTCGTCAGCGTCGACCTGCTCGAAGCGGTGCTGAACGGCGAGGAGCCGGCCGCCGGCCCGCCGGAGGCCACCGTGGTGCTGCGCCGGATGGCGCACCTGTCGACGGTGCCGGGCACCCCCGAGGCGGTCATCGGCCTCGGGTCCGCCGACACCTACCCGCCCTTCTCCCCGCCGGCGCGGGCGCTGCGCTCCCGGCAGGCGGTGTTCAGCGGCAGCGGCGACCCGGACTTCGACCGCTGGATGGCAAGCGTCCCGGCCCGGGCGGAGCGGATCAGCGGCTTCACTGTCACCTCGCTGCTGGCGGTGCCGCTGATCGCCCGCGACACCGCGCTCGGGGTCGCCGTCCTGCTGCGCACCCGTCCCGACCCCTTCAACAACGACGACTTCGCGCTGGCCAAGGAGCTCGCCAGCCGCGCCGCCGTCTGCGTCGACAACGCCCGCCGCTTCACCCGGGAGCGCATCACCGCGCTCACCCTGCAGGAGAGCCTGCTGCCGCAGGGGCCCTCCGAGCTGTCGGCGGTGGAGGTCGCCAGCCGCTACCTGCCGACCGACTCGCTGGCCGGCATCGGCGGCGACTGGTTCGACGTCATCCCGCTCTCCGGCGCCAGGGTCGCCCTGGTGGTCGGCGACGTGGTCGGCCACGGCATCCACGCGTCCGCGACGATGGGCCGGCTGCGCACCGCGGTGCAGACCCTGGCCGACGTCGACCTCCCGCCGGACGAGCTGCTGGCCCATCTGGACGACCTGGTGCTGCGGCTCGGCAGCGAGGACGAGAGCGGCGACCGCCCCCGGTCCGGCGCCGGCGGGATCGGCGCGACCTGCCTCTACGCGGTCTACGATCCGGTCTCGCGGATCCTGACGGTCGCCAGCGCCGGCCATCCGCCGCCGGTCCTGCTGCTGCCGGACGGCACCACCCAGGTGGTCGAGCTCACCGCCGGCCCGGTGCTGGGCGTGGGCGGGCTGCCCTTCGAGTCGACCGAGCTTGAACTGCCGGTGGGCACCCTGGTCGCGGCCTTCTCGGACGGGCTGATCGAGTCCGGCGAGCACGACCCCGATCTGGGGGTCGCCCGGCTGCGCGAGGTGCTGGCCGAGCCGCGAACGCTGCTGGCGGACTCGCTGGAGGAGCGCTGCGACCGGGTGCTGGCTGCGCTGCTACCGGAGCACCCCGCCGACGACGTGGCCCTGGTGCTGGCCCGTACCCGGGCGCTGGACGCTGAGCATGTCCGGGACTGGGAGCTGACCTCGGACTTCGCCCGCGTCGCCGAGGTACGCCGGCTCGCCACCGACCAGCTCGACGCCTGGGGACTGTCCGAGGCCGGCTTCGTCACCGAACTCGTCGTCAGCGAGCTGGTCACCAACGCGATCCGCTACGGCTCCGAGCCGTTCCGGCTGCGTCTGATTCACGATCGCTCGCTGATCTGCGAGGTCTCCGACGGCAACTCCACCTCCCCGCACCTGCGCCGGGCCCGGATCTTCGACGAGGGCGGCCGGGGCCTGCTGCTGGTCGCCCAGCTCACCACCAGTTGGGGCACCCGGCACACCGCGGTCGGCAAGACCATCTGGACTGAGCAGGCCCTGGACTGA
- a CDS encoding FAD-dependent oxidoreductase, translating into MTAPVVVIGGGVVGLCTAYYLAEAGLAVEVVERRGIASGVSRGNAGWVCLSHSTPVPAPGVLRYVLKSLGRPDSPLYLRPLPDPAFARWLWRFWRSSTPAAFRRGYAAIAELNRDTFGLFDGLGEAGIDTTLSRPGMVHAFLSATEARHHLAVQREMAEGRYPLPDDVTTGAAAHRLDGALSPRVRAGYLVEGEGVVDPEAFARALGSALTAAGVKIHENSEATGFRYAGDRVIGLRTAQGEIPCSAVVVAAGMRSPALLRELRHALPLQAGKGYSFSVDLDPAPRHTLYFGERRTVASPIGGTTRIAGTMELSGNNNRLDWRRIVAVARASRHYLGPWFEDPDDLVTLIRDPWVGGRPFLPDGLPVIDRVPGHDNAYAATGHGMLGVTLGPVTGRRLADYILTGRRPASLAPFGLARLQR; encoded by the coding sequence GTGACCGCACCCGTGGTGGTGATCGGCGGGGGTGTCGTCGGGCTGTGCACGGCGTACTACCTGGCCGAGGCGGGCCTTGCCGTGGAGGTCGTCGAGCGGCGCGGGATCGCGTCCGGAGTCTCGCGGGGCAACGCGGGATGGGTGTGCCTCAGCCACTCCACCCCGGTCCCGGCGCCGGGCGTGCTCCGCTACGTCCTGAAGTCGCTCGGGCGGCCCGACTCCCCGCTCTACCTGCGGCCGTTGCCGGATCCGGCGTTCGCGCGCTGGCTGTGGCGGTTCTGGCGCAGCAGCACACCGGCCGCCTTCCGGCGCGGGTACGCGGCGATCGCGGAGCTGAACCGCGACACCTTCGGGCTCTTCGACGGGCTCGGCGAGGCCGGGATCGACACCACCCTCAGCCGTCCGGGCATGGTGCACGCCTTCCTCTCCGCCACCGAGGCCCGGCACCACCTCGCGGTTCAGCGGGAGATGGCGGAAGGCCGCTACCCGCTGCCGGACGACGTCACCACCGGCGCGGCGGCGCACCGGCTGGACGGCGCGCTGTCGCCCCGGGTACGGGCCGGCTATCTCGTCGAGGGGGAGGGCGTCGTCGACCCGGAGGCGTTCGCCCGTGCCCTGGGGAGCGCCCTGACCGCTGCCGGGGTGAAGATCCACGAGAACTCCGAGGCCACCGGGTTCCGCTACGCCGGCGACCGGGTGATCGGGCTGCGTACCGCGCAGGGCGAAATCCCCTGCTCGGCCGTGGTCGTCGCGGCCGGAATGCGTTCCCCCGCGCTGCTGCGCGAACTGCGGCACGCCCTGCCGCTGCAGGCGGGCAAGGGGTACAGCTTCTCCGTCGACCTCGACCCGGCACCGCGGCACACCCTCTACTTCGGGGAGCGCAGGACCGTCGCCTCGCCCATCGGCGGGACCACCCGGATCGCCGGCACGATGGAGCTGAGCGGCAACAACAACCGCCTCGACTGGCGCCGCATCGTGGCCGTCGCCCGGGCCAGCCGCCACTACCTCGGCCCGTGGTTCGAGGACCCGGACGACCTGGTCACCCTGATCCGGGACCCCTGGGTCGGCGGCCGGCCCTTCCTCCCGGACGGCCTGCCCGTCATCGACCGCGTCCCCGGCCACGACAACGCCTACGCGGCCACCGGCCACGGCATGCTCGGCGTCACCCTCGGCCCGGTCACCGGCCGCCGCCTCGCCGACTACATTCTCACCGGCCGACGACCCGCGTCCCTCGCGCCTTTCGGCCTGGCGCGGCTGCAGCGCTGA
- a CDS encoding amino acid ABC transporter permease, translating into MTLASSLFQVPWSDYRSDLLHSLLRTLSYTAVSFVGAVLLGLVVALLRLARPWPLRALAAVYTEVFKNVPLLAIIFLAYFGLASAGIRLDVFSAGCLSLVVFYAAYLSETFRAAISGVHRGQTEAAEALGLGRVSTFTHVVFPQALRLALPGTNTMLVDLLKSTSLLVTISAAELMSQGQLIASATFRALEVYLVISAGYFAVCYPLSQLLLVLERKVRAGVPLSPQRRRRLRTARQLLDRKEEVAV; encoded by the coding sequence ATGACCCTCGCCTCCTCGCTGTTCCAGGTCCCCTGGTCCGACTACCGCTCCGACCTGCTGCACTCCCTGCTGCGGACCCTGTCCTACACGGCGGTGAGCTTCGTCGGCGCCGTCCTCCTCGGCCTCGTCGTGGCGCTGCTGCGGCTCGCCCGTCCCTGGCCGCTGCGGGCCCTGGCCGCCGTCTACACCGAGGTGTTCAAGAACGTCCCGCTGCTCGCCATCATCTTCCTGGCCTACTTCGGTCTGGCCTCGGCCGGCATCAGGCTGGACGTCTTCTCGGCCGGCTGCCTGAGCCTGGTCGTCTTCTACGCGGCCTACCTCTCGGAGACCTTCCGGGCGGCGATCAGCGGGGTGCACCGGGGCCAGACCGAGGCCGCCGAGGCGCTCGGGCTCGGGCGGGTGAGCACCTTCACCCATGTGGTGTTCCCGCAGGCGCTGCGCCTGGCGCTGCCTGGGACCAACACCATGCTGGTCGACCTGCTGAAGTCCACCTCCCTGCTGGTCACCATCTCCGCGGCCGAGTTGATGTCGCAGGGCCAGCTCATCGCCTCGGCCACCTTCCGGGCGCTGGAGGTGTACCTGGTGATCTCGGCCGGCTACTTCGCGGTCTGCTACCCGCTGTCGCAGCTGCTGCTCGTCCTCGAACGCAAGGTGCGGGCCGGTGTCCCGCTGTCCCCGCAGCGGCGACGCCGGCTGCGGACCGCCCGCCAACTGCTCGACCGGAAGGAGGAGGTGGCGGTATGA
- a CDS encoding amino acid ABC transporter ATP-binding protein codes for MTDPVTSGAVADASPRNADAVVVRISGLSKAFDGRTVLDDVGLEVGRSRIVSVIGQSGGGKTTLLRCVNLLERPDAGTLEIAGEVVHRDGRTVCRDLARLRRTVGMVFQRFHLFPHLTAVENVVLAQRKAGVPEREALERAVALLRRVGLAHRALAHPEQMSGGEQQRVAIARALALKPEVLLFDEPTSSLDPESTREVLRVMRELAADGMTMMLVTHELPFAREVSDQVVFVDGGRIVEQGTPDEVLGNPSQARTRAFLTSYASDASGAGR; via the coding sequence ATGACCGATCCGGTCACCTCCGGCGCCGTGGCCGACGCCTCGCCCCGGAACGCCGACGCCGTCGTGGTACGGATCAGCGGCCTCAGCAAGGCCTTCGACGGCCGCACCGTGCTCGACGACGTGGGACTGGAGGTCGGGCGCAGCCGGATCGTCAGCGTCATCGGGCAGAGCGGCGGCGGCAAGACGACCCTGCTGCGCTGCGTCAATCTGCTCGAACGCCCGGACGCCGGCACGCTGGAGATCGCCGGGGAGGTGGTGCACCGCGACGGCCGTACCGTCTGCCGCGACCTGGCCCGGCTGCGCCGTACCGTCGGCATGGTCTTCCAGCGGTTCCACCTCTTCCCGCACCTCACCGCAGTCGAGAACGTCGTCCTCGCGCAGCGCAAGGCTGGGGTGCCCGAACGGGAGGCCCTGGAGCGGGCCGTGGCGCTGCTGCGCCGGGTCGGACTGGCCCACCGCGCGCTCGCCCACCCCGAGCAGATGTCCGGCGGCGAGCAGCAGCGGGTCGCCATCGCCAGGGCGCTCGCGCTGAAGCCGGAGGTGCTGCTGTTCGACGAGCCCACCTCCTCCCTGGATCCCGAGTCCACCCGCGAGGTGCTGCGCGTCATGCGCGAACTCGCCGCCGACGGAATGACGATGATGCTGGTCACCCATGAACTCCCCTTCGCCCGCGAGGTTTCCGACCAGGTCGTCTTCGTCGACGGCGGCCGGATCGTGGAGCAGGGCACCCCGGACGAGGTCCTCGGCAACCCCTCCCAGGCACGCACCCGGGCGTTCCTGACCTCGTACGCGAGCGACGCGAGCGGGGCGGGCCGGTGA
- a CDS encoding DUF4190 domain-containing protein: MATTSRLARSRAEGNDTAVASFIVGLLGLFIFNFVLGPIAIVLAVVSLVRGTERRTRALIGLGLGVADLLVLGALIATHPGGVTLYLGI; this comes from the coding sequence ATGGCCACCACCTCCCGGCTCGCCCGCAGCCGCGCCGAGGGCAACGACACCGCGGTCGCCTCGTTCATCGTCGGGCTCCTCGGCCTGTTCATCTTCAACTTCGTCCTGGGCCCCATCGCCATCGTCCTGGCCGTGGTCTCCCTGGTACGCGGGACCGAGCGCCGCACCCGCGCCCTGATCGGCCTCGGCCTCGGCGTCGCGGACCTGCTGGTGCTCGGCGCCCTGATCGCCACCCACCCGGGCGGAGTCACCCTGTACCTCGGCATCTGA
- a CDS encoding sugar diacid recognition domain-containing protein, with product MLSPSLAQEIAGDTSAVIGFNVLITDDAGTVIGSGDTSRVGSFHEASVEVIRTQEAAAHTALQAQELRGVRPGVTLPLVMDGRAVGTVGITGTPRQVGRFGLLVKRQTEILLRESVMLRSRLLAERAAEKVLADIASYDPQVVESEFITARAAGLGFDLRLRRIAVVIEVTVPQSGPQPVSPPARPRGAAARDVALGRSELLRTVREVFADPQDIVASPSPGWICVLHRLTARASVDSLRKACRRLADVIAAQDGLAARVGIGEPATTADGLHDSYQDARDALDLGIRLTPGPGAVHLVTDLRVPQLLASAGRPARTRLLARTAADLRSQPDWPILRATVTAWCESGFNLVRTAEALHIHRNTVVYRMNKIEQLTGRPLRDAPAALALYLACLADRLDAPRGAGE from the coding sequence GTGCTGAGCCCCTCACTCGCGCAGGAGATCGCCGGGGACACCTCCGCGGTCATCGGATTCAACGTGCTCATCACCGACGACGCGGGCACGGTCATCGGCAGTGGCGACACCAGCAGGGTCGGGTCCTTCCATGAGGCCTCGGTCGAGGTGATCCGCACTCAGGAGGCTGCCGCGCACACCGCCTTGCAGGCCCAGGAGCTGCGCGGGGTACGTCCCGGGGTCACCCTGCCGCTGGTCATGGACGGACGCGCGGTGGGCACGGTCGGGATCACCGGCACCCCGCGCCAGGTGGGCCGCTTCGGACTGCTGGTGAAACGCCAGACGGAGATCCTGCTCCGCGAATCGGTGATGCTGCGCTCGCGTCTGCTCGCGGAACGCGCCGCCGAGAAGGTGCTCGCCGACATCGCCTCGTACGACCCGCAGGTCGTGGAGAGCGAGTTCATCACGGCCCGCGCCGCCGGACTGGGCTTCGACCTGCGCCTGCGCCGGATCGCGGTGGTCATCGAGGTGACCGTGCCGCAATCCGGGCCCCAACCCGTGTCGCCGCCGGCCCGGCCGCGGGGCGCCGCCGCCCGGGACGTGGCGCTGGGCCGCTCGGAACTCCTCCGCACCGTGCGTGAGGTCTTCGCCGACCCGCAGGACATCGTCGCGAGCCCGTCCCCCGGCTGGATCTGTGTGCTCCACCGGCTGACCGCCCGGGCGTCGGTCGACTCGCTGCGGAAGGCCTGCCGCCGGCTCGCCGACGTCATCGCCGCCCAGGACGGCCTGGCCGCCCGCGTCGGCATCGGCGAACCCGCCACCACGGCCGACGGCCTGCACGACTCCTACCAGGACGCCCGCGACGCCCTCGACCTGGGCATTCGCCTGACACCCGGGCCCGGCGCCGTGCACCTCGTCACCGACCTCCGGGTCCCCCAGCTGCTCGCCTCGGCGGGCCGGCCCGCCCGCACCCGCCTGCTCGCCCGCACCGCCGCCGACCTGCGCAGCCAACCGGACTGGCCCATTCTCCGCGCCACGGTCACCGCCTGGTGCGAGAGCGGTTTCAACCTCGTCCGCACCGCCGAGGCCCTGCACATCCACCGCAACACCGTCGTGTACCGGATGAACAAGATCGAGCAGCTCACCGGCCGCCCCCTGCGCGACGCGCCGGCCGCGCTGGCCCTCTACCTCGCCTGCCTCGCCGACCGGCTCGACGCCCCACGCGGCGCCGGCGAATGA
- a CDS encoding TetR family transcriptional regulator, translated as MSHTLGVRQAQKQQTRQSLLDAGLRLLEHQSLSSVGLREVTREAGITPSAFYRHFRDLDELGVALVDESFGSLREMVRAIRSEQAAADEVIDRTVGVIAEYVGRHRAHFRFLARERHGGVQPVRDAIDARFRQFADDLAGDLAAQPESGGWDPADVRMLADLYVDHAVTTAAALLEVDGDAAAEQRIAATARRQLRLISLGRRHWLQG; from the coding sequence GTGAGCCACACTCTCGGGGTCCGGCAGGCCCAGAAGCAGCAGACCCGGCAGTCCCTCCTGGACGCGGGGCTGCGCCTGCTCGAACACCAGAGCCTGAGCAGCGTCGGCCTGCGCGAGGTCACCCGCGAGGCGGGCATCACGCCCAGCGCCTTCTACCGGCACTTCCGCGACCTGGACGAGCTGGGCGTGGCGCTGGTGGACGAGTCCTTCGGCAGCCTGCGCGAGATGGTCAGGGCGATCCGTTCCGAACAGGCCGCCGCGGACGAGGTGATCGACCGCACCGTCGGCGTGATCGCCGAGTACGTGGGCCGGCACCGCGCGCACTTCCGCTTCCTGGCCCGGGAGCGCCACGGCGGCGTGCAGCCGGTGCGCGACGCGATCGACGCCCGCTTCCGGCAGTTCGCCGACGACCTGGCCGGCGACCTGGCCGCGCAGCCGGAGTCCGGGGGCTGGGACCCGGCGGACGTCCGGATGCTGGCTGACCTCTATGTGGACCACGCCGTCACCACCGCCGCCGCCCTGCTGGAGGTGGACGGTGACGCGGCCGCCGAGCAGCGCATCGCCGCCACCGCCCGGCGGCAGCTGCGGCTGATCAGCCTGGGACGCAGGCACTGGCTTCAGGGCTAG
- a CDS encoding ATP-binding cassette domain-containing protein translates to MTAHEEAGAVPQARARESAVTPEVIRAEHISKRFGAVEALKDINLYVRRGEILGLIGDNGAGKSTLIKTLTGFHRPDQGRLLFDGEETALRSVVHARSLGIDTVFQDLAMINDLPVYLNLFLNRELTHGPLPFLRRSEMRRRAREALDSIGIRIPSVDTEVGQLSGGQRQAIAVARSVYADSTRLLLLDEPLAAMGAKEGGQILRLLRRLKERRDIAIILIAHNYAQIVDICDRVNLLQHGEITLDRPSKETSVSELLELVHAEYAAD, encoded by the coding sequence ATGACGGCGCACGAGGAGGCCGGCGCGGTCCCACAGGCCCGGGCCCGGGAGTCCGCGGTGACCCCGGAGGTGATCCGGGCCGAGCACATCAGCAAGCGATTCGGCGCGGTCGAGGCGCTCAAGGACATCAACCTGTACGTCCGCCGGGGCGAGATCCTCGGACTCATCGGCGACAACGGCGCGGGCAAGTCGACGCTGATCAAGACGCTGACCGGCTTCCACCGCCCGGACCAGGGACGCCTGCTGTTCGACGGGGAGGAGACCGCGCTGCGGTCCGTGGTCCACGCCAGGTCGCTGGGGATCGACACCGTCTTCCAGGACCTGGCCATGATCAACGACCTGCCGGTCTACCTCAACCTCTTCCTCAACCGGGAACTGACACACGGTCCGCTTCCTTTCCTGCGGCGCTCCGAGATGCGGCGCCGAGCGCGCGAGGCGCTGGACTCGATCGGCATCCGGATCCCCTCGGTCGACACCGAGGTCGGCCAGTTGTCGGGCGGCCAGCGCCAGGCCATCGCGGTGGCCCGCTCGGTCTACGCCGACTCCACCCGGCTGCTGCTGCTCGACGAGCCGCTGGCCGCGATGGGCGCCAAGGAGGGCGGGCAGATCCTGCGGCTGCTTAGACGGCTGAAAGAGCGGCGGGACATCGCCATCATCCTGATCGCCCACAACTACGCCCAGATCGTCGACATCTGCGACCGGGTGAACCTGCTCCAGCACGGCGAGATCACCCTGGACCGGCCGTCCAAGGAGACCTCGGTCAGCGAACTTCTGGAGCTGGTCCACGCGGAGTACGCCGCTGACTGA